Within Gigantopelta aegis isolate Gae_Host unplaced genomic scaffold, Gae_host_genome ctg3200_pilon_pilon:::debris, whole genome shotgun sequence, the genomic segment atgggcaggcggtgccaggcagttgtcaacacacgcggaggccacacccggtattgactccagatgaccttgaccttggtggtgtgtcctatcacttactcacaatggactagagtgaattgtgaacaatcctgcaacatttggtaattatcggactcaccattcaataattaaatcaattctccaaatgttacgacaatgtggttttgcgtttcttcttttgaagagtatatatgtatttatcctataacttacccatgatatccatgtcataaacccatgtgataatttactttattaacccggttaataatggtatgcacaTTTGCAAGGTCTCCAGGTAATGtattgctgtggatgggtcatttgcttacaagccaacaagacccgtgtacatgagcgtaatgttttcaaagatttgtttaaaatgcctgacgtcaaactaatcgtgatgacatattaccgatggctgcgactttagtactgtgatttactaaaaattgaattaaaatgttattttagaaatgttataggataaatagaagtcgctactcgtgttttttaatatgtaaaatatcaacctcatctagttaattggtagactcggttgatattttccatattaaaaaatactcgtgacgaatcctttctctctctctctctctctctctctgatatatatatatatataagaagaattaacaactaatattaataaagagtttgtttgttttgtttaatgacaccactagagcacgttgatatattaatcatcggctattggatgtcaaacatttggtaattttgacatatacagtgTACCCTCGATATTCTACTTCAAAAGGAAAAGTGGGAAGATAAAAATGTCAAACCGGCCCGAAAAAAACTGAAATTGGCAAAACACACCGATTTGGAAGAAGCATTATTCTTATGGTTCAGCAATGCCCGTGCTCAAAATGTCCCTATTACAGATGAAATTCTTAGAGATAAAGCCAGGTCCTTTGGTGATGAACTAAACATTTCCGACTTCGCGTATTCTAATGGGTGGCTGCAGAGGTTCAAGTCGAGACACAGCATCGCGCAGCATGTTATTTCAGGTGAAAGTGCCGGGGTTGATAAACAGCTGATTGCAAAAAATCCAAGGACAGGATAACGATTGTTTTATGTGCCAATGCCGACGGCTCTGATAAGCTAAAACCGCTAGTGATAGGAAAATCAGTGAAACctagatgttttaaaaactttaacgTGAATTTGTACGTGGATTACGAGGCAAATAAAAATGCATGGATGAACGGAGAACTGTTTGCACGTTATTTAACAAACGTGAACATCATGATGAAAcgacagaaaagaaaaatcttGCTCCTAATGGACAATGCACCAAGCCATATCATCCCAAAGAAACTGTCAAACATTAAAATTCACTTTCTGCCACCAACCACGACGAGCCATCTTCAACCACTCGATGCTGGCATTATCCAAGCTTTCAAAGGACAGTACAGGCGAATGCAACTTCAACGACTGGTACAGTGTATTGATGAGAACAAGACCGGTAAAGATCTGCAGCTACCACTGAGTGACGGCATTCGTTTTGTGAAACATGCTTGGGATATCGTCAGTGCCACCACCATCAAAAATTGTTGGATTCACACAGGGGTCGTTCCTCGGGACCCTCATACCGACTTGCATCAAGCACCAGCCA encodes:
- the LOC121391975 gene encoding tigger transposable element-derived protein 6-like, whose amino-acid sequence is MNGELFARYLTNVNIMMKRQKRKILLLMDNAPSHIIPKKLSNIKIHFLPPTTTSHLQPLDAGIIQAFKGQYRRMQLQRLVQCIDENKTGKDLQLPLSDGIRFVKHAWDIVSATTIKNCWIHTGVVPRDPHTDLHQAPANETTALRDLVGDVTGQLSIDEQLRMDVDEFVNIDNEAETFANINDEQILESVEQIHNETTDDQEEESDAEPEPIPSAVSARDAMNTVIRFVERNQHSVDSDINILTAFQTRLNEIILSGAQQKNILNFFKKD